The Mesorhizobium sp. NBSH29 genome has a segment encoding these proteins:
- a CDS encoding alpha/beta hydrolase yields MPEVIFAGPAGRLEGRYQPSKEKNAPIAIVLHPHPQFGGTMNNKIVYDLFYMFQKRNFTTLRFNFRSIGRSQGEFDHGTGELSDAAAALDWIQSLHPDSKSCWVAGYSFGAWIGMQLLMRRPEIEGFMSIAPQPNTYDFSFLAPCPSSGLIIHGDADKVAPPKDVQGLVDKLHTQKGITITQKTMPGANHFFQSHSDLLIEECSDYLDRRLNGELAEARPKRLR; encoded by the coding sequence ATGCCAGAGGTCATTTTTGCAGGTCCAGCGGGTCGCCTGGAGGGTCGCTACCAGCCTTCGAAGGAAAAGAACGCGCCGATCGCCATCGTGCTGCACCCGCACCCGCAGTTCGGCGGGACGATGAACAACAAGATCGTCTACGACCTCTTCTACATGTTCCAGAAGCGCAACTTTACCACGCTGCGTTTCAATTTCCGTTCGATCGGCCGCAGCCAGGGCGAATTTGACCACGGCACTGGCGAGCTTTCGGATGCGGCAGCCGCGCTTGACTGGATTCAGTCGCTGCATCCCGATTCCAAGTCTTGCTGGGTTGCCGGCTATTCGTTTGGCGCATGGATCGGCATGCAGCTTTTGATGCGGCGCCCAGAGATCGAGGGTTTTATGTCGATCGCCCCGCAGCCCAACACCTATGACTTTTCCTTTTTGGCCCCTTGCCCTTCATCCGGACTCATCATCCATGGTGATGCTGACAAGGTGGCGCCACCGAAAGATGTGCAGGGTCTGGTAGACAAACTGCACACCCAGAAAGGCATCACCATTACCCAGAAGACGATGCCGGGCGCGAACCACTTCTTCCAAAGCCATTCTGACCTGTTGATCGAAGAATGCTCTGATTATCTCGACCGACGCCTCAATGGCGAACTGGCCGAAGCTCGCCCCAAACGCTTGCGCTAG
- a CDS encoding cysteine desulfurase family protein → MDGHRAYLDYNASAPLLDAAREAMGLALDCDANPSSVHGEGRTARRLIEDARRAVASLANAIPDHVVFTSGATEAAATLLTPNWRMGRGVIRMARLYVAASDHPCILGGGRFRPDQIETIGIDGNGVIDLAELADALAKHDSEAGLPMVAIHHANNETGVVQPVAEIAAFVHGAGGVFVLDAVQSAGRISLDITEGSVDFLILSSHKIGGPKGAGAIVGASDLLMPEPLVTGGGQEKGHRAGTENVAAIAGFGAAAAEALASLGGMAAVGALRSRIESAIRSNVDFAEIYGEGAERLSNTVFFAIPDMAAETLQIAFDLAGVAVSAGSACSSGKVGPSHVLKAMGRAGESALRVSIGRGTTDADIALFEKALAGIVARQVARKEKAA, encoded by the coding sequence ATGGACGGCCATCGCGCCTATCTTGACTACAACGCCAGCGCGCCTTTGCTGGACGCTGCGCGTGAGGCGATGGGCTTAGCGCTGGATTGCGATGCCAATCCTTCATCGGTTCATGGCGAAGGCAGAACCGCCCGCCGGCTGATCGAAGACGCGCGCCGCGCAGTCGCCAGCCTGGCAAACGCCATACCTGACCATGTTGTTTTCACATCAGGTGCCACGGAAGCAGCAGCAACACTTCTGACGCCAAACTGGCGCATGGGTCGCGGCGTAATCCGGATGGCACGGCTCTATGTTGCGGCCTCCGACCATCCCTGTATTCTGGGTGGTGGACGCTTTCGGCCAGACCAGATCGAGACGATCGGGATCGATGGCAACGGCGTGATCGATCTTGCCGAGCTGGCTGATGCCTTGGCAAAGCATGACAGTGAAGCTGGTCTGCCAATGGTGGCGATCCATCATGCCAACAATGAAACAGGTGTCGTTCAGCCCGTCGCGGAGATTGCCGCATTTGTGCATGGCGCCGGTGGCGTGTTCGTGCTGGACGCCGTTCAATCGGCTGGGAGAATTTCTCTAGATATTACAGAGGGTTCTGTTGATTTTCTGATTCTTTCGTCACACAAGATTGGCGGTCCAAAGGGTGCTGGTGCCATTGTCGGCGCTTCGGATCTGCTAATGCCGGAACCGCTTGTGACCGGCGGTGGCCAGGAAAAGGGTCATCGCGCCGGCACAGAAAACGTTGCCGCGATTGCAGGCTTTGGCGCCGCCGCTGCAGAAGCTCTTGCTTCGCTGGGCGGCATGGCTGCAGTTGGTGCATTGCGCAGCCGCATCGAGTCAGCGATACGCAGCAACGTTGATTTCGCTGAAATCTACGGCGAGGGCGCAGAGCGCCTATCCAACACGGTGTTCTTTGCCATTCCGGACATGGCGGCCGAGACCTTGCAAATCGCTTTCGATCTTGCCGGTGTCGCCGTTTCTGCAGGTTCGGCCTGTTCGTCTGGCAAGGTTGGCCCGAGCCATGTGCTGAAGGCGATGGGCCGGGCGGGGGAAAGTGCCTTGCGTGTGTCTATCGGGCGCGGCACGACCGACGCTGACATCGCATTGTTCGAAAAGGCGCTTGCCGGCATTGTCGCCAGGCAAGTGGCCAGAAAAGAAAAGGCCGCCTGA
- the sufB gene encoding Fe-S cluster assembly protein SufB yields MPAVQETIDQVRQIDVDQYKYGFETIIEMDKAPRGLSEDTIRFISAKKEEPEWMLEWRLEAFRRWLTLEEPNWARVNYPKIDFQDIHYYAAPKSTPGPSSLAEVDPELLRVYEKLGIPLREQEILAGVEKPAASADGETIEDGEESDNIYKSGRVAVDAVFDSVSVVTTFKKELAQAGVIFCAISEAIREHPELVKKYIGSVVPTSDNYYATLNSAVFTDGSFVFVPKGVRCPMELSTYFRINEKNTGQFERTLIIVEEGGYVSYLEGCTAPQRDENQLHAAVVELVALDDAEIKYSTVQNWYPGDANGKGGIYNFVTKRGDCRGDRSKISWTQVETGSAITWKYPSCILRGDDSQGEFYSIAVSNGYQQIDSGTKMIHLGKNTKSRIISKGIAAGFSQNTYRGQVSAHRKATNARNFTNCDSLLIGNNCGAHTVPYIEAKNASAQFEHEATTSKISDDQKFYVMQRGIPEEEAIALIVNGFVKEVIQELPMEFAVEAQKLIGISLEGSVG; encoded by the coding sequence ATGCCTGCTGTGCAGGAGACCATTGATCAGGTCCGTCAGATCGACGTGGACCAGTATAAATACGGTTTCGAGACGATCATCGAAATGGACAAGGCCCCGCGTGGCCTGTCTGAAGACACGATCCGTTTCATCTCGGCCAAGAAGGAAGAGCCCGAATGGATGCTTGAATGGCGTCTGGAGGCGTTCCGCCGTTGGCTGACGCTTGAAGAGCCCAATTGGGCGCGCGTCAATTATCCGAAGATCGACTTTCAGGACATCCATTACTACGCGGCGCCCAAAAGCACGCCTGGACCAAGCTCACTTGCTGAGGTCGATCCCGAGCTATTGCGCGTTTACGAGAAGCTCGGCATCCCGCTTCGTGAACAGGAAATTCTGGCCGGAGTCGAAAAGCCTGCCGCCAGCGCTGATGGCGAGACCATCGAAGATGGCGAGGAAAGCGACAACATCTACAAATCTGGCCGTGTTGCAGTCGATGCGGTGTTTGATTCCGTGTCTGTCGTCACGACCTTCAAGAAAGAGCTTGCTCAGGCAGGCGTTATTTTCTGCGCGATATCGGAAGCCATTCGCGAACATCCGGAACTGGTGAAGAAATATATCGGCTCGGTCGTACCCACGAGCGATAATTACTATGCAACGCTCAACTCGGCGGTCTTCACCGACGGTTCCTTCGTGTTCGTGCCTAAAGGCGTGCGGTGCCCGATGGAATTGTCGACATATTTCCGCATAAACGAAAAGAACACCGGCCAGTTCGAGCGCACGCTGATCATCGTGGAAGAGGGCGGCTACGTGTCCTACCTCGAAGGCTGCACAGCGCCTCAGCGCGATGAGAACCAGTTGCATGCCGCCGTGGTGGAGCTGGTGGCACTTGATGATGCCGAGATCAAATACTCGACCGTCCAGAACTGGTATCCGGGCGATGCGAACGGCAAGGGCGGCATCTACAATTTCGTCACCAAACGCGGCGATTGCCGGGGTGACCGCTCGAAAATTTCGTGGACGCAGGTCGAAACTGGTTCCGCGATTACCTGGAAGTACCCGTCCTGCATCCTGCGTGGCGATGACAGCCAGGGCGAGTTTTACTCGATCGCCGTCTCCAATGGCTACCAGCAGATCGACAGCGGCACCAAGATGATCCATCTCGGTAAAAACACCAAGAGCCGCATCATCTCCAAGGGTATTGCCGCAGGCTTCTCGCAAAACACCTATCGCGGGCAGGTCTCGGCACATCGCAAAGCAACGAACGCACGTAATTTCACCAATTGCGATTCGCTGCTGATCGGCAATAATTGCGGTGCCCACACGGTCCCTTACATCGAGGCGAAAAACGCATCGGCGCAGTTCGAGCACGAAGCGACAACCTCAAAGATTTCCGACGATCAGAAGTTTTACGTCATGCAGCGCGGCATTCCTGAAGAGGAAGCAATTGCGCTCATCGTCAATGGCTTCGTCAAGGAAGTGATCCAGGAACTACCTATGGAATTCGCGGTAGAAGCGCAGAAACTCATCGGTATTTCGCTCGAAGGCTCGGTCGGCTGA
- the sufC gene encoding Fe-S cluster assembly ATPase SufC — MLEIKNLHACIASDGTEIIRGLNLTVKAGEVAAIMGPNGSGKSTLSYVLAGRDDYEVTEGEVIFNGQNILEMDPAERAATGIFLAFQYPMEIPGVATMEFLKVAMNAQRKARGEEPLKIPEFIRRVKEAAASLEMDMAMLKRPLNVGFSGGEKKRAEILQMKLLEPKLCVLDETDSGLDIDALKIVADGVNALRSPDRAVVVITHYQRLLDYIVPDTVHVLYKGQVIKSGDKTLAHELEANGYAGIIGEAA, encoded by the coding sequence ATGCTTGAGATCAAGAACCTGCACGCCTGCATCGCCTCTGATGGCACCGAAATCATTCGCGGACTGAACCTCACGGTAAAGGCCGGCGAAGTCGCGGCCATTATGGGGCCGAATGGCTCGGGAAAATCCACGCTCTCCTACGTTCTCGCAGGCCGTGATGACTATGAAGTGACCGAGGGCGAAGTTATCTTCAACGGCCAGAACATCCTTGAGATGGATCCTGCCGAACGCGCCGCGACTGGCATCTTTCTGGCTTTCCAATATCCGATGGAAATACCAGGTGTGGCCACCATGGAGTTTCTCAAAGTGGCAATGAACGCGCAGCGTAAGGCGCGCGGCGAAGAACCTTTGAAGATCCCGGAATTCATCAGGCGCGTTAAGGAAGCTGCCGCTTCTCTGGAAATGGACATGGCGATGCTCAAGCGTCCGCTCAATGTCGGGTTTTCCGGCGGTGAAAAGAAGCGCGCTGAAATCCTTCAGATGAAATTGCTGGAGCCGAAGCTCTGCGTGCTGGACGAGACCGACAGCGGGCTCGACATTGATGCGCTGAAGATCGTCGCTGACGGCGTCAACGCATTGCGTTCGCCAGATCGTGCGGTTGTGGTCATCACCCACTATCAGCGCCTGCTTGATTACATCGTGCCAGACACCGTTCATGTTCTCTACAAGGGGCAGGTGATCAAGTCGGGCGACAAGACACTTGCACATGAGCTGGAAGCCAATGGCTATGCCGGCATCATCGGCGAAGCCGCCTGA
- the sufD gene encoding Fe-S cluster assembly protein SufD, whose amino-acid sequence MNMHATTQPQRTQAETALFAAYEALASDLPGNPDVTTARGDALALLSNGLPTRRVEAWHYTDLRRLLSSVPERNAGATVKKLSALLEGSTVLTVANGLASTDLPRQPGVTFQRLEEKLQDGSLAPAMVTIGSDDAIGALNVAFVADGYCVDVAAGTKVDAPIELQNIQMGGQTHSRFPVNVGDGATVMIVERQTGEGASLSTSVSHLTVGEGANVTWLIIQDLADTATYLGQFNAEIGKDAQLNLFFMNAGGKLVRQEVRVGVKGEGSDFQMRGVNLLSGAAHTDVTMVLDHTVPNTGSRQLIRNVVTDKAHGVFQGRINVHQIAQKTDAKMACNTLLLSDDGEFSSKPELEIFADDVQCGHGATVKEIDHNHLFYLMARGIDERSARGLLIKAFLAEVIEELEGEAIIEALEQRLEDWFAKHG is encoded by the coding sequence ATGAACATGCACGCAACAACCCAACCCCAGCGCACACAGGCCGAAACGGCTCTGTTTGCTGCTTATGAGGCTCTCGCCTCGGATCTGCCGGGCAATCCTGATGTCACCACAGCACGTGGCGACGCGCTTGCGCTTTTGAGTAACGGTCTGCCGACGCGCCGTGTCGAGGCCTGGCATTACACGGATCTGCGACGTCTTTTGTCCAGTGTTCCAGAGCGCAATGCAGGCGCGACCGTCAAGAAGCTCTCCGCCTTGCTCGAAGGTTCAACCGTGTTGACGGTTGCCAATGGTCTGGCGTCAACGGATTTGCCTCGTCAACCGGGTGTCACTTTCCAGCGACTTGAAGAGAAGCTGCAAGATGGCAGCCTCGCGCCCGCCATGGTCACGATTGGTTCAGATGACGCGATAGGTGCGCTCAACGTTGCCTTTGTGGCAGACGGATATTGCGTTGATGTCGCTGCCGGTACCAAGGTTGATGCGCCCATCGAATTGCAGAACATCCAGATGGGTGGCCAGACGCATAGCCGTTTTCCAGTAAATGTCGGTGATGGCGCAACGGTCATGATCGTCGAGCGCCAGACAGGCGAAGGTGCGAGCCTGTCCACCTCCGTCAGCCACCTGACTGTAGGCGAGGGCGCTAATGTCACTTGGTTGATCATCCAGGATCTTGCCGATACGGCCACCTATCTCGGCCAGTTCAACGCAGAGATCGGCAAAGACGCGCAACTGAATCTCTTCTTCATGAATGCCGGCGGCAAGCTGGTTCGTCAGGAAGTGCGCGTTGGGGTCAAGGGCGAAGGTTCAGACTTCCAGATGCGCGGTGTCAACCTTCTCTCAGGCGCTGCACATACTGATGTGACCATGGTCTTGGACCATACGGTGCCCAACACAGGCTCGCGTCAGTTGATCCGCAATGTCGTCACCGACAAAGCGCATGGTGTGTTCCAGGGGCGCATCAATGTGCATCAGATTGCGCAGAAGACAGACGCCAAAATGGCTTGCAACACGCTTCTGCTTTCGGATGATGGCGAGTTTTCGTCAAAGCCGGAACTGGAGATCTTCGCAGATGATGTTCAGTGCGGGCATGGCGCAACGGTCAAGGAAATAGATCACAACCATCTTTTCTACCTGATGGCGCGTGGCATTGACGAGCGCTCGGCGCGCGGTCTTCTGATCAAGGCGTTTTTGGCCGAAGTGATTGAGGAGCTTGAAGGTGAAGCTATCATCGAGGCGCTGGAGCAGCGGCTTGAAGACTGGTTCGCTAAGCACGGGTAG
- a CDS encoding cysteine desulfurase produces the protein MDHTPIPYDVEAIRRDFPILSTEVYGKPLVYLDNGASAQKPQSVIDAVTHAYSSEYANVHRGLHFLSNAATDAYEKSRETVRRFLNAGSVDEIVFTSNATAAINTVAYGFGMPNISEGDEIVLSIMEHHSNIVPWHFIRERQGAKLVWVPVDDLGELHIEEFEKRLTDRTKLVAITHMSNALGTVTPIKEMVRIAHARGIPVLVDGSQSAVHMPVDVQDLDCDFFIFTGHKVYGPSGIGVLYGKKHMLERMRPFQGGGEMIVEVSEDQVTYNDPPHRFEAGTPPIVQAIGLGAALEYMESVGRERIAVHEADLKIYAHERLGAINSLRIIGNAPGKGAIISFELQGIHAHDVSMVIDRQGVAVRAGTHCAQPLLKRFGVTSTCRASFGMYNTRAEVDLLAEALEKARKFFG, from the coding sequence GTGGACCACACACCCATTCCCTATGATGTCGAAGCGATCCGCCGGGACTTTCCGATCCTGTCAACGGAAGTCTATGGCAAGCCGCTGGTCTATCTCGACAATGGCGCATCTGCCCAAAAGCCACAGTCCGTCATTGATGCCGTAACGCACGCTTATTCCAGTGAATATGCCAATGTGCATCGCGGCCTGCATTTTCTCTCAAATGCCGCAACCGATGCCTATGAGAAATCGCGTGAAACCGTGCGCCGTTTCCTCAATGCAGGCAGTGTTGATGAGATCGTTTTCACATCCAACGCAACGGCGGCCATCAACACGGTCGCCTATGGTTTTGGCATGCCCAATATCAGCGAGGGCGATGAAATTGTACTGTCCATCATGGAGCATCACTCTAACATCGTGCCTTGGCATTTCATCCGCGAGCGACAGGGCGCAAAGCTGGTCTGGGTGCCGGTGGATGATCTGGGCGAACTCCATATCGAAGAATTCGAAAAGCGGCTGACAGACCGTACCAAGCTTGTCGCAATCACCCACATGTCGAATGCGCTCGGCACGGTGACCCCGATCAAGGAAATGGTGCGCATCGCACATGCGCGTGGCATTCCCGTTCTGGTCGATGGCAGCCAGAGTGCGGTTCACATGCCTGTTGATGTGCAGGATCTTGACTGCGACTTTTTCATTTTCACCGGTCACAAGGTCTACGGACCTTCCGGTATAGGCGTGCTTTACGGCAAAAAACACATGCTGGAGCGCATGCGGCCCTTTCAGGGTGGCGGCGAAATGATCGTTGAGGTCAGTGAGGATCAGGTCACCTACAATGATCCCCCGCATCGTTTTGAAGCAGGCACACCGCCCATCGTACAGGCAATCGGGTTGGGTGCTGCTCTGGAATATATGGAAAGCGTCGGGCGCGAGCGTATCGCAGTTCATGAGGCTGACCTGAAAATCTATGCGCATGAACGGCTGGGCGCCATCAACTCATTGCGCATAATCGGCAATGCACCCGGCAAGGGAGCGATCATTTCCTTTGAATTGCAGGGCATTCACGCGCATGATGTCTCGATGGTGATTGACCGTCAGGGGGTGGCAGTGCGTGCCGGCACCCATTGCGCACAACCGCTGTTGAAACGCTTCGGCGTAACCTCCACATGCAGGGCATCGTTTGGCATGTACAACACGCGCGCAGAAGTCGATCTGCTGGCGGAAGCGCTGGAAAAGGCGCGAAAGTTTTTTGGATGA
- a CDS encoding SUF system Fe-S cluster assembly protein → MSKTMDEPQTTEISEASTAAAEGEKSNKVLSASIIPADELARLTDDIVLALKTVYDPEIPSDIYELGLIYKIDIEDDRTVKIDMTLTAPGCPVAGEMPGWVQNAVGTVEGVSDVEVNMTFDPPWTPDRMSEEAQVAVGWY, encoded by the coding sequence ATGAGCAAGACAATGGACGAGCCTCAGACAACCGAAATCTCCGAAGCAAGCACTGCTGCTGCGGAAGGTGAAAAATCCAACAAGGTGTTATCTGCGTCCATCATTCCCGCCGATGAGCTGGCGCGCTTGACCGATGACATCGTGCTGGCGCTTAAGACCGTCTACGATCCTGAAATTCCGTCAGACATTTATGAACTCGGCCTGATTTACAAAATCGACATCGAAGATGACCGCACCGTCAAAATCGACATGACCCTCACAGCGCCTGGGTGCCCTGTCGCTGGCGAAATGCCAGGCTGGGTCCAGAATGCGGTGGGAACCGTGGAAGGTGTTTCTGATGTTGAAGTCAACATGACCTTCGACCCGCCCTGGACACCCGACCGCATGTCGGAAGAAGCTCAGGTCGCCGTCGGCTGGTACTGA
- the sufA gene encoding Fe-S cluster assembly scaffold SufA, translated as MARFAVITMTDRAAARVREIMATRDNAQGIRLGIKKGGCAGMEYTVDLVTEAKAGDDHIEHDDAHVYVAPEAALFLLGTQMDFEQTTLRTGFTFHNPNQSSACGCGESVELKPADLKELAAARAQSAA; from the coding sequence ATGGCACGTTTTGCAGTCATCACCATGACCGACCGGGCCGCCGCGCGTGTGCGAGAGATCATGGCCACCCGTGACAATGCGCAGGGCATTCGCCTTGGTATCAAGAAGGGCGGCTGTGCGGGCATGGAATATACCGTCGATCTGGTAACGGAAGCCAAGGCCGGCGACGACCACATCGAGCATGACGACGCGCATGTTTATGTCGCACCGGAGGCGGCGTTGTTCCTTCTTGGCACCCAGATGGATTTTGAGCAGACCACGCTGCGCACCGGTTTCACTTTCCACAATCCTAACCAAAGCTCGGCCTGTGGCTGTGGTGAATCGGTCGAGCTCAAGCCGGCCGATCTCAAAGAGCTGGCCGCAGCCCGCGCCCAAAGCGCCGCCTGA